In the Henningerozyma blattae CBS 6284 chromosome 8, complete genome genome, one interval contains:
- the ADR1 gene encoding DNA-binding transcription factor ADR1 (similar to Saccharomyces cerevisiae ADR1 (YDR216W); ancestral locus Anc_8.425): MLHDCPPARPPRVEGTCSARDSATVRTATAAATTASATATNSTTVRTATCSPPSSSSPRPLEIVARPPLKRESQRQRENSETHLPKTVPGVTNLGDTNSGVTNANANATNSKPHKIISPSNLMNSKINKKFQDLPDNLTLNGTTPSGKLRLFLCDFCKRAFARQEHLTRHKRSHTNEKPFLCNLCFKNFTRRDLLIRHAQKIHGGDIGQSYKRRSTTASKNSKSTKSKNRKTTTSNLKVDTKIQIRPAITASTTASATTASTNSSSQNDYPNCLSNGSTISQEATDSAQSSLDLENFSLGDPLFTRRASFSAQTGGNYVAQLNEYWKNPNSNINTNKTTTTNANANTIVNPPDLDTTTANNINVSTQFNEYSNEFNNIQFSTPQLSPIDYVKENILLSYELFSDLPDNKQKYNNTNNRTNIKTLFKNNYKNNLELDPFTTNWLNKVATTNTTTKPNNYTTTTTATATNQISSSSSSLDTFFDIINSNSILFNNNDFSISPESNLQNTNNDTTTITNDNNNNNIDNNNNNNNNNNNNNNNNIQLPLDLPNSFIQNFLSDYENTNIMNSYSFYGVESPTFNDQTIILNSNSFNNNNFTNNNTNNNITFFNKRLHDMANIALNYYSMVYSTNNQHNTTTTTTSNENNEHLKHLVLPDLQDLNDYLLQFKTHFLSHHPFINPSLLKMDLDSFINYIHEDNDNQISSSPSSLSQDSLDEDFKYSNIVILPLFMCAFGSLFKRGCDNTTVELYEISRRILHVYLEIRKFKTQNKDSSQNHNHLWLAQSLILSVTFSFFAEKTKSKNTDIMIKQLSAVCSVIKVNFLSSITFNNENCNIIKNFNSTFQFLIFESKIRSFLLIYKICNFLKIFFNIKLTNENSLLLDTDIENIFIPIDENFWNQLSFTNNNFLNNEILTKKIKPISFKKLYQSYFLNNRGLTSIPQSLGTCLLFYEYNLNGFSVFLGKVKDSKLEENLQRQPSLTFFDPLIDYTLDPILTSTTLNQDTIILRNGLMTMSFFQKFLPGITEIIRNHKLYEIYYNFLNPKKFNIIKMDSSSFSFLNDFLVAVKYSIKNIMGLFKIDQNLASKELIEYKLSVLNVQYYYFNFLIIIKFLLDFEQNPNFKLLFIFIELKKFANDILIPFLSKTYPNDFDYFNSTINRDTNTTTNNTNSENQPINLNTDKLCELIDNVLLNSFNDSSFLDMHTEQSHVDISNIWNTPITSSDSMGSQSPNILNINDFSSQLFGNSNLENKISKFKNDNYSMGNNFKKRYQLSGKYIVITSTLLKRVSEHFVNCHLLKRMELDFLQLGEFWKNEN, translated from the coding sequence ATGCTCCACGACTGCCCGCCTGCCCGCCCCCCACGTGTCGAAGGCACGTGCAGTGCACGTGACAGTGCCACAGTTCGCACAGCCACAGCTGCTGCCACAACTGCCAGTGCCACGGCTACAAATAGCACCACAGTTCGCACAGCCACGTGCTCGCCgccatcttcatcttctccAAGGCCATTGGAAATCGTGGCCAGGCCGCCCCTAAAACGCGAAAGTCAGCGCCAACGCGAAAACTCGGAGACTCATCTGCCGAAAACGGTGCCAGGTGTCACGAATTTGGGCGACACAAATTCCGGTGTCActaatgcaaatgcaaatgccACAAACTCAAAACCTCACAAGATCATTAGTCCTTCCAATCTAATGAATTCCAAGATTAACAAGAAATTCCAAGATTTACCAGATAATCTTACACTTAATGGAACCACTCCAAGTGGTAAATTACGACTCTTTCTTTGTGATTTTTGCAAAAGAGCATTTGCTCGTCAAGAACATCTGACTCGTCATAAACGATCTCATACAAATGAAAAACCATTTCTTTGTAATttatgttttaaaaatttcactCGTagagatttattaattagaCATGCTCAAAAGATTCATGGAGGTGATATAGGTCAATCATACAAGAGACGTTCCACAACTGCTTccaaaaattctaaatctaCAAAGagtaaaaatagaaaaacaACAACTTCAAATTTGAAAGTTGATACGAAGATTCAAATTCGACCTGCCATAACTGCTAGTACGACTGCGAGTGCGACTACAGCTTCaacaaattcatcatctcAAAATGATTATCCAAACTGTCTCTCTAATGGCTCTACCATTTCTCAAGAGGCTACTGATTCAGCTCAAAGTTCTTTggatttagaaaatttttctcttgGCGATCCACTTTTCACAAGAAGAGCTTCGTTTAGTGCTCAAACTGGTGGTAATTACGTGGCTCAATTGAATGaatattggaaaaatcCCAATTCCAATATCAATACAAACAAAACCACAACCACAAATGCCAATGCCAATACAATTGTTAATCCACCTGACTTAGATACTACTACTGCAAATAACATCAACGTATCAACtcaatttaatgaatattctaatgaatttaataatatccaATTTTCTACTCCTCAATTATCTCCCATCGATTACGTCaaggaaaatattttgttgtcatatgaattattttcagattTACCTgataataaacaaaaatataacaatacaaataatagaacaaatattaaaactttatttaaaaataattacaagaataatttagaattagatCCATTCACTACTAATTGGTTAAATAAAGTGGCTACCACAAACACTACAACGAAACCAAACAATTACACTACCACTACTACTGCTACTGCTACAAATCaaatatcttcttcaaGTTCAAGTTTGGATACTTTTTTcgatataataaattcaaattcaattttgtttaataataatgatttttctATATCTCCAGAAtcaaatttacaaaatacaAACAATGACACTACTACCATTACGAAcgataataacaataacaatatcgataacaacaacaacaacaacaacaacaacaacaacaacaataataataacatacAATTACCTCTTGATCTACcaaattcatttattcaaaatttcttatcagattatgaaaatacaaatataatgaattcTTATTCATTTTATGGTGTAGAATCACCAACCTTTAATGATCAAactataattttaaattcaaattcattcaacaacaataactttaccaataacaataccaataataacataacatttttcaataaaagaCTTCATGATATGGCAAATATTGCATTAAATTACTATTCCATGGTTTATTCGACTAATAATCAGCATAATACTACAACCACTACCacttctaatgaaaataacgaacatttaaaacatttaGTCTTGCCTGATTTACAAGATTTAAATGACTACTTATTACAATTCAAAACTCATTTCTTATCTCATCATCCTTTCATTAATCCAAGCCTATTAAAAATGGATTTagattcttttattaattatattcatgaagataatgataatcaAATTTCTTCCTCACCTTCTTCTTTGTCTCAAGATAGTTTGGATGaagatttcaaatattcaaatattgtCATCTTACCTTTATTCATGTGTGCATTCGGTTCATTGTTTAAAAGAGGTTGTGATAATACTACTGTGGAATTATATGAAATCAGCAGAAGAATATTGCATGTCTATTTAGAGattagaaaattcaaaactCAAAATAAAGATTCAAGTCAAAATCATAATCATCTTTGGTTAGCacaatctttaattttaagtgtcactttttcatttttcgctgaaaagacaaaatctaaaaatactGATATTAtgataaaacaattatCAGCGGTTTGTTCTGTTATAaaagttaattttttatcttcaattacttttaataatgaaaattgtaatattattaaaaattttaattcaactttccaattcttaatttttgaatctaAAATTAGAAGTTTTCTGTTAATTTACAagatttgtaattttttaaaaatttttttcaatattaagttaacaaatgaaaattctttattattagatactgatattgaaaatatttttattcccatagatgaaaatttttggaatcaattatcttttacaaataataatttcttaaataatgagattttaacaaaaaaaattaaaccaattagttttaaaaaattatatcaaagttattttttaaataatagagGTTTAACTTCAATCCCACAATCATTAGGAACTtgtcttttattttatgaatataatttgaatGGATTTTCTGTATTTTTAGGTAAAGTAAAAGATTCCAAATTAGAGGAAAATTTACAAAGACAACCAtctttaacttttttcGATCCTTTAATAGATTATACTTTAGATCCAATTTTAACTTCCACTACTTTAAATCAAGatacaattattttaagaAATGGATTAATGACAATGAgttttttccaaaaatttttacCAGGTATTActgaaattattagaaaccATAAACTTtatgaaatttattataattttttaaatcctaaaaaatttaatattattaaaatggattcttcttctttttcatttttaaatgatttctTAGTGGCtgttaaatattcaattaaaaatattatgggattatttaaaattgatcaaaatttagcttcaaaagaattaatagaatataaattatcagTTTTAAAtgttcaatattattatttcaatttcttaattataattaaatttcttttagattttgaacaaaatccaaattttaaattattatttatatttattgaattgaaaaaattcgccaatgatattttaattccatttttatcaaaaacTTATCcaaatgattttgattattttaattctacAATTAATAGGGATACAAatactactactaataatactaattcaGAAAATCAaccaattaatttaaataccGATAAACTTTGTGAGTTAATTGATAATgttcttttaaattcatttaatgacTCTTCCTTTTTAGACATGCACACGGAACAAAGTCATGTAGATATCAGCAATATTTGGAATACTCCAATAACTTCATCAGATTCAATGGGATCTCAAtctccaaatattttaaatattaatgatttttcatctcaattatttggaaattcaaatttagaaaataaaatttctaaatttaaaaatgataattattCCATgggaaataattttaaaaaaagatatcaATTATCAGGTAaatatattgttattacAAGCACACTTTTGAAAAGAGTCTCCGAACATTTTGTTAATTGTCATCTTTTAAAGAGAATGGAACTTGATTTCCTTCAACTGGGtgaattttggaaaaatgaaaattaa
- the AHA1 gene encoding Aha1p (similar to Saccharomyces cerevisiae AHA1 (YDR214W); ancestral locus Anc_8.424) translates to MAVLNPNNWHWVDKNCIDWARQYFQNELTKLKIGGQDEEYFCEISKVSQVDGDCEVNQRKGKVISLFDLKIVTMIRGHVSGKLPFEGSITIPEVAFDSEVEDYQFMLSIYKENKELSEVKPLIREKLIPQLRQAFQRFGKDLLTEHGNDIQIPEQEVQSQYTKGNQHESFANANASAKRESRARDVKSDHTTCRTTNSTTTTTNVGNRTTLHVEPRFNASGDDLFLALTEKPRIMAWSRGSADFSKCSSGGIIVEGDQFGLFGGNVLCQVKKLDSTKRILEMEWKLSDWNFDGSMLSVELHESPEHHETTLQANWKGVPVGQEERVLDNFENYYVRALKITFGFGAVL, encoded by the coding sequence ATGGCAGTattaaatccaaataattGGCACTGGGTTGATAAGAATTGTATTGATTGGGCTCGTcaatatttccaaaatgaattaaccaaattaaaaattggtggccaagatgaagaatattTCTGTGAAATTTCTAAAGTGTCACAAGTAGATGGTGATTGTGAAGTCAACCAACGTAAGGGTAAAGTGATTTCCTTATTCGATTTAAAGATTGTCACTATGATTCGCGGCCATGTTAGTGGTAAATTACCATTTGAAGGCAGTATTACTATTCCCGAAGTGGCATTTGATAGTGAAGTGGAAGACTATCAATTCATGTTAAGTatttataaagaaaataaagaattgagTGAGGTCAAGCCTTTAATTAGAGAGAAGTTGATTCCTCAATTAAGACAAGCTTTCCAAAGATTTGGTAAAGATTTATTGACAGAACATGGAAATGATATTCAAATTCCGGAACAAGAAGTTCAATCTCAATACACAAAGGGTAATCAACACGAAAGTTTTGCCAATGCCAATGCCAGTGCCAAGAGGGAAAGCAGGGCACGTGATGTGAAATCCGATCACACCACTTGCAGAACTACAAACAGCACCACCACGACTACAAACGTTGGTAATAGAACCACTTTACATGTGGAACCAAGATTCAATGCATCTGGTGATGATCTATTCCTAGCATTAACTGAAAAACCACGTATAATGGCTTGGAGTAGAGGTTCTGCAGATTTTTCCAAATGCTCTAGTGGGGGAATCATTGTTGAAGGTGACcaatttggattatttgGTGGTAACGTTTTGTGCcaagtgaaaaaattggattCCACAAAACGTATACTTGAAATGGAATGGAAATTAAGTGATTGGAATTTTGATGGAAGTATGTTATCGGTGGAATTACACGAATCTCCTGAACATCATGAGACTACATTACAAGCCAATTGGAAAGGCGTTCCCGTGGGTCAAGAAGAACGTGTATTGGATAATTTCGAGAATTATTATGTTCGTGCATTAAAGATAACTTTTGGTTTTGGGGCAGTGTTATAG